The following proteins come from a genomic window of Trifolium pratense cultivar HEN17-A07 linkage group LG4, ARS_RC_1.1, whole genome shotgun sequence:
- the LOC123923354 gene encoding DEAD-box ATP-dependent RNA helicase 17-like — MGTTKNTKTQVIKNKQNDKKTIADGTNKETKSDNNNVFASCSFSSLGLHPTLCDQLHERMGFEGPTLVQAQAIPVVLSGRHALVNAATGTGKTIAYLAPIIHHLQSYEKRIQRTDGTFALVLVPTRELCLQVHEILQKLLHRFHWIVPGYIMGGESRSKEKARLRKGISILIATPGRLLDHLKNTTSFLYTNLRWIIFDEADRILELGFGKEIQDILNLLGSTKTGHNDQANAVPSPSKFQRQNLLLSATLNEKVNHLAKISLEDPVMIGIDDKIMEPTSKIRFDHSDSDEDNEDKNSSKIQAVGAYKVPEQLIQRYLKAPCGSRLAILLSILKHLFEREPSQKVVLFFSTCDAVDFHYSLLTKFLFSSNPQTEEGNRPMFLGCKTLRLHGNMEQEDRTRSFQAFKTEKSALLLSTDVSARGLDFPNVRCIIQYDSPGEATEYVHRVGRTARMGERGESLLFLQPSEIDYLQDLEKHGVSLVEYPLVKVLDSFPMSAHKNNIKKSVFIDLHPWIMCLQKALESFISSKPKMEELAKRAFCSWVRAYTAHRGDLKRIFMVKKLHLGHVAKSFALKQQPSLVGKSFQNQTKKRKRFEKKNGSSKTRKVARSVK, encoded by the exons ATGGGAACAACGAAGAACACCAAAACCCAAGtaatcaaaaacaaacaaaacgaCAAGAAAACCATCGCTGATGGAACCAACAAGGAAACCAAATCAGACAACAATAATGTTTTTGCTTCTTGTTCATTCTCTAGTCTTGGTCTTCACCCAACCTTATGTGATCAACTtcatg AAAGAATGGGTTTTGAAGGTCCAACATTAGTTCAAGCTCAAGCTATTCCTGTTGTTCTATCTGGCCGTCATGC aCTGGTTAATGCTGCTACGGGCACTGGGAAGACTATTGCATACCTGGCTCCAATAATTCATCATTTGCAGAGTTATGAGAAGCGAATTCAGCGCACTGATGGAACATTTG CGTTGGTTCTTGTACCAACGCGTGAGTTATGTTTGCAGGTTCATGAAATTCTTCAGAAATTATTGCACCGGTTTCATTGGATTGTTCCAGGATACATTATGGGTGGTGAAAGTAGATCAAAGGAGAAAGCCAGGCTGCGCAAAG GTATATCAATTCTTATTGCAACCCCTGGGCGCCTTTTAGACCACTTGAAGAATACAACATCATTCTTGTACACAAATTTGCGATGGATAATTTTTGATGAAGCTGATCG TATTTTGGAACTAGGATTTGGGAAAGAGATACAAGACATACTAAATCTTTTAGGTTCAACGAAAACAGGTCACAATGACCAAGCGAATGCAGTTCCAAGTCCCTCTAAATTTCAAAGACAGAACCTGCTTTTGTCAGCCACCTTAAACGAGAAAGTAAACCACCTTGCTAAAATTAGCTTAGAGGATCCAGTGATGATCGGCATTGATGATAAAATAATGGAACCAACGTCAAAAATTAGATTTGATCATTCAGATTCTGATGAAGACAACGAAGACAAGAATTCCAGTAAAATACAAGCAGTTGGAGCTTATAAAGTGCCTGAACAGTTAATTCAGAGATACTTGAAAG CACCCTGTGGATCACGGCTTGCTATACTTCTTTCAATTCTAAAGCATCTTTTTGAAAGGGAACCTTCACAGAAG GTTGTGCTATTCTTTTCAACATGTGATGCAGTGGACTTTCACTATTCTTTGTTAACCAaattccttttttcatcaaatcCACAAACCGAAGAAGGGAACAGACCGATGTTTCTTGGATGTAAAACTCTTCGGCTACATGGTAATATGGAACAGGAAGATAGGACACGGAGTTTTCAGGCCTTTAAAACTGAGAAATCTGCCCTTCTTTTGTCTACTGATGTTTCTGCCAGAGGCCTAGATTTTCCGAATGTTAGATGTATCATACAATATGATTCTCCGGGGGAAGCTACTGAATATGTGCATAG AGTTGGAAGAACTGCTCGAATGGGTGAAAGAGGAGAGTCATTGTTATTTCTGCAACCAAGTGAAATAGACTATTTACAAGACTTGGAGAAACATGGTGTCTCTCTAGTTGAGTATCCTCTCGTCAAAGTGTTGGATAGTTTCCCAATGTCTGCACACAAGAACAACATAAAGAAATCTGTTTTCATAGACTTGCATCCGTGGATCATGTGTCTCCAGAAGGCACTTGAGTCCTTCATCTCATCCAAG CCGAAGATGGAGGAACTTGCGAAGAGGGCATTTTGCTCTTGGGTTCGTGCATACACAGCGCATCGTGGAGATCTGAAAAGAATATTTATGGTTAAGAAACTTCACTTGGGACACGTAGCAAAAAGCTTTGCATTGAAACAACAGCCCTCATTAGTTGGAAAGTCATTCCAAAACCAAACtaagaagagaaagagatttgaaaagaaaaatgggTCGTCGAAAACGAGAAAAGTTGCACGGAGTGTGAAGTAA